The Maniola jurtina chromosome 20, ilManJurt1.1, whole genome shotgun sequence genome includes the window GCTGATAATCTCGCTGCGCAggaaacaaaaaattataagagCATAAAACAATTCACTCgttaatttattatgatttatattttatttgttttcctccgccgttaatgcaagtgatatttaacgtACATTGTTCCGAAATGGCCGGGCTTGAACCCACGACCTCCCGAATAAAAGGACGagcgacgtcttaaccactagagaCTAGACTTTTAGaaaacggtgatagcctagtcgtgaggaaacctacaagcctcagagttctccataatgtactcataggtgtgtgaggtctgccaatccgctcgGGGCCAGCGTGGCACTTCCCCCTCCTTCCTGTCACAGACACGTTCTCAGTGGTGAGCTGGCGATaggtagatgatgatgatgacaatccAGATCTGATTCTGTGCCTCTAGCAGTCGACTGTGGCCTaaacgcttctcattctgagaagagacccgtactcagtagtgggccggcgatggggtGATCACGATGATGATATTTTGTTTGCTTACCTCGTCTTTCCCAGATTATGTTCTTGGATGTGGTCGCTAAGTGCAGACGGTTTATTGAAGGCGGTGCCACAAATATTGCACGTGAAATGTGACTCCACTTTTCTTGCCGTCGTTTGTGGCAAAGGGAGCAACGCCAAGTAGGAATGGTAGGTTATATTTTGAACGTTTGATAACAACCGCATTAACGCCTCCGTAGAGATCCTCAGCAGAGACAAGAAGTTAAAAGGATCAGTGTTCACAGCTATCGTCATTTTCTGCATAGGCATATGCTCCGGTGTACAAATTTCTTCGATTATTTCAACATTTTCACCAGTTTGGTGCTTAGACAAAGATTTCGTTACCTCTGTAGAGCAATCTTTAGTAGGAACTTCAAAAGTTATATTTACAGAACACGGCTGGCTTTTAAATAGCCTATCTTTTGAGCAGAACTTGTCGATTTCCTTGAGAATTTCATCTATTTCCGAGGCTTTTGGTGCCGTACATGGGTAAAAGTTAGAAGTTTCAACTGAATTTTCAGAACTGTCGTTTATTATTTCACCACTAAATAATTTATCTGTTCTTGCTGATTCAACCTTGCCCATAGTATTAATTTTATccatatttgtttttttatttgtgatattatttatttcactcGTTACAGCTTTGGTTTTTCGTTTTGACTTTCTATTTAATTGGATTTCAtcgattaaattatttatgcaAACAATTAGACTATCAAGTTTATTTTCTATATTAACAAGAGTTTTCATGTTATTTTCAGTATCTTGGCATTTTTCGTCAATCCTTTTGTCAGTttcaaaagtttgtatgaatgCATCGATTACCGGATTTACGGTTTTATTTGTAGCCttatttctaaatatattttcacTCAAATAATTATCTGTTTGAACTGTGGCACTTTGAATACAAGtcttaacaatatttttattattattcggTGTAAATGAATTATTCAAATTTTGTTTTTCAGCTAAATGCCTCTcgtagtagtttttatttatgagATTATTTTCATGTCTAAAATAATTGTTACTCAAACGATTATTCCATTGATTTAAATATTCATTTCTTTGTCTCTCTCGTTCTAACATAATAAGTCTGCCTTGAGATGCAGTGGGATAGCAATATGAATTAGTACTATAAGGTGAGGAATAATGATTTGAATATGATTGAGGCTTACTTTTATGCAGTGGTCGATTAGTATAATATGTTGGTTGAGGTGGAACATAATATCCTTCATAGAAATCTTCTAGTAAGTTGCTATATGGTCTAGATTGTCGACAAGAAAATCTAGTGTTATAGTGATCGTCAATAATATCTGGGGTTATATACTTTTCTGGTTCATGTGGCTGATGGGTCCACTGCGATTCATTGCAACCAGCGCCGTGCTTATTTTTTAAGTCATTTATGAAATTGTTCCAATTTACATATTCCCTTTCTCGCTGCCGAGCGATTGCTAACTGTTTGACTAATCGTTTGAGTCTAGAGTTTCTTTCCATTGTTTTGTGCATAAACTCTTCATTGTAGAGACTTGCAACTGGGCGACAATACGTTGTTTTATCAGAACAGAACTTTTCTCTTGAAGTCAAACCTGTTTGCTCATAAACTTTTGTAAGATTTGAATTATTTTGCTCTTCAAAAGTGACTTTATGtccaatattttcatttaatacAAGATATGGTTTTGTTTCGTTACTACTGATTACAGAAACATGATTGTTTCTGTTGAGAGAGGCTGTACAATACTTGGGTTCGAcgtaattataaaaattgtgACTAGATTGCGTAAACCCTGTGTTTTCGTTGAGCAAATCGTATTCATCCATTTTCTTCATTAAATTTTGATTGCTATATTCaccttttgtttttaactttgcatctttatatttttttacaatatcatCTACATCTACACTGTCACGAGCTTGATTTTTAAGTCCTCCACTATACTCCCCTTCCTCGCCAAATGTTCTAGAAGATAGATAGTCCCCtccattataattttctatAGCAAATGAATGTAGGGATGACcttttttgtgtattttttccACTTTGAATATCCATTTCTAATGAAAACAAAGTTAGAATTTGAAATTTACCACAGAAAATTTAATGGACTAATTTTGGCATGGTCAATTTTAAAGTGACTTAGAtgacaattttataattttaaacgagtttgaatagaaattaaaatcaaatcttTTTGATAATACTTTTTCGAAGAAATCTCCCGCGCGAGTGCGGATGGCCCAAGAATGTTGATATGGTAATAAATTGAGATTTTTAAGTTATAAcaaaaatgcaaataaagacGTCGGGGTCCTAATGCGCCGCTAACGAAACAATGTATTGGTGTTAAGGACCTTCAGATTTGCAGAGGTGTGTGTGGCCCGAGTTTGGCTTCATCGTTATACGTCTAAGCTACATGTACTAAGTCTGCAAAAATTGTCTAGGTTCCGTATAATACCATACGGAACTACCAAGATAattcaaaaacaatttaaaaactcACTTTATTATGATATCACGTTCAGGCCGTCATTCCTAAGGTATAACCTTTATAACCTATGTTCAGTCGTCCTAGTCAGCAAAATCTCATTGTTATTGGATAGAAATAAGCATAACTTTGCCGAAGTCCATAATATACAAAGATTCCGCCAAAACAGACTACTCTGTTTGGCACAATGTGCaccatgcgatatgcaccgtaGACTCCATAATGCAGAATTCCTAAGTCACATTGCAATAATTGTACATTGTGTTGCAAATTCACTTTGCAATTGTGTATTGTGGAGTCTACATCCTCTGAAGATGCTCAGAAGTCGGAATGAAACAAGTCGTTGAGTGTGTTCTAGAAGAATTGTGTGGTaatgtgtattgcttgcttttcctgctccTTTAATAGTGGAAGGGTGAGCAGTGCAGATTTTTCTGTTTCGctgattatagcgaattaagctttaGGTTCCTTGGTATCGTTATGAACAAATAACGATAGGGATCGTATCAAGCTTTACTTAATTCGCCACGGTCCCCTAATCTTTGATAACCCAGACCACCTAAAACTCGgcccataaaataaaaataatatgataaagcTGGGCACTCGTAACTTACGCCTTATCGGCCGCTGTCGAACCGAACACTGCAGAAGCAAGCTGCCTTAAttataacattaaattaaaatacctaatgtTCATTTAAATTCCTTTTACCTGCTGGTGGCATTtggttattattttatcttatcaTACCATTCGTTTGTTTATATTACAAGATAATTTTGATCTTGAACAATAAATGGTTAGAGATCTAGATACgaaattttactttaaaagCAATACTTTGCCCTTTCGATTTAATCGTAATCGTATTCATTATTGACTTTATCGTTTAATAAATTGTTGTGTTAAAGTGgtcgaaattaaattaaacagaGATAATATAATTCCCTACATTTTCTATATCTCTTTTCAATCAATAAGCCTACTTGCATCCACTGCCGGATACAGGATTTCTCGAGAGCGCgcagtcctccgccttcctcatccacccccTTCCCGCTACCTTCATCAGTCCAACAGGCTGGATGTCATCCTACACTACGGTTGCTGGTAAGCAGTGTCCACTCTAAAACACGTCTTTTTGGTTCTGCGACAGGCATACGtatcattgccacttcagcttgctaatttgTTGAGCTATGTAAATCACTTTGGTCCAACGGATTTCTTCGTTACGGATTTTATTACTCAAAAAAATATCCAATGTCTCTCTCTTCTCTTTTATACTGTACTCATATCATAATCATACTTCGTTGTTATTACATATAACGCCATATCCTATAGTGGCAAACAAGCTCCAACATGTCCCAGAATATTAaaggtataaatattttttctattatttagATCACGATACCTAGGCAGGAGCCCGACCCCCATTCAAtaacgttttttttaatttatttaatttagtttgtaagtatgtttgcATTTTTATTAGATCCCTCAGTGACACGCCTCGTTCGCAGGTTGTCGTACGATTATGTAAATGCTCCAATAGAATATTCATTGTAAACCCACCCTTGTACGTTAACTTTATTTTCATTGTCCCTGTGCTGTCTCTTGAACGTTTGAGGTCCGACATGACATCCCCGACGAGTTCCCGACGATGTCTTTTCATTTCCATGTGCTTTTGATGTTCTATTGTCATCTAAATATTCTGCCAGCCTGTGAGCCTTTTCATAAAGAATGTTATTTTGTTGTTTAATGTATCTAGTTAGTAGTTAGTTATTTGGAAAGGACGATCGCTCGAATTTTTTGTGCTGCTACTAggaccgattttgaaaaaaatacttacctttaataattttgaaactTATCCTTAATGTACGCCACATCAATAAAAGCATCAGTCAACATCATCATGACCAAATCATCGCcgcgccgactcactactgagtacggatctcctctcagtatgggaagggtttggccatagtccaccacgccaagtgcggattggcagacttcacactcttttgagaacattatggagaacttttaggcatgaaggtttcctcacgatgttttcctaccgatttaagcaagtgatatttaattgtttaaaacatgtttaaaacgcacataacttcgaaaagttagaggtgcgtgtccgggatcgaaccccaccTCTCGGATGCGAGACATACGgctcctctatcgattaaataGTTTAACATAAATTATTCAAATCGTTTGCAATGATCAGCCTATTAAATTTTATACAGCCATATAGCGTCATAATCAAACTTGCTTTCATTTGAATTGCAAATTAGGTATCTAATTCAATAATCCCTTTCTATTATGCTTCAATAAATCAACCCAAGGCAACACCATAATTACCGACACTCATATAGAAAAAACCCTTGTAGCTATCCAGCCGATTTCCCCTCCGCGACTTCAATAGTAATTCAATTACCCTTCTCCATGAACAAAAGTCGTGTAAACAACTCCCGAGGAGAATAAAGGACGCCCTTCAAAGGGTCACCTTAAAAAGTAGATGCCCCAATAACTTACCCTGCGGTACCCCCGTACCGTTTAAACTGCTTACCAATCACGAtgtttcttataatattatcatgtaaTCTTATTATATTCAATATACATTACGCTTTTATTGAGAAGAAACAAAATACATGGACGTATAAAAGCCCCATtggaatttcattatttatttctgtTAAACATAATCAAAGGCTTCTTAGTAATCAATTAGTAATTTGTTCCTTACCAGACGAAGCCGCTAAGCCAAGGTGAAGGTCGGAGCATGCTGAGAGGCGTTGCCATAGTGAACCTCGTTTATAATGATTGCTAATCATCTACGTATTCAATccactctaatattataaatgcgactatttgtctgtttgttaccttttcgtTGCGTAACCAATCTTGATCAAGGGTTTGACGGTTTGTTACCTTTTAACAGATCAACCCCTGAACCggtgaaatttggcacagggaTAGTTTGTAACGGACCTCGAGAAGGTCTGCACTCCTGCATAGTGGAATTTCACGGACTTCTACGTAGCAATTCGCTTCCTCGTTCAATACGCACTGTtagaatatggaatgctctTCCGGCTTCAGTTTTCCGCGTCAGCTATAATATTGGTTCCTTCAAAAGAAGCGTGAATAGAAATCTTCTAGGAAGGGGCACCATATCTTGTGTTGCATCATCACCTATCTACTATTTCGATTGATTGCAGTCAAACGCAAGCCTATGCAGTTATTAAAAAAGTAATCTAAAGGCAGTCGCTATTTTTGTATCACATAAATGAGGTAATTAGTTTAACAAGAAAACAGTTGATTTGAAAAAGCTTGAATTTCACGCAGCCGAAGTCGTCGTCAACATCTAGTATGAAGTAATTGTAGTAAGAGTACTCCTTAGCTTTATGAGTACCCTGGCCAATTACAGTAATTTGCTTATTGGTTGCCAACGTAGATTCTAGTATTTGTAGAGACCTCTATTGAATAGGATAAAGGCATTTGGAGTACACATCTTGAAACTTAATGAGCACAACGATCCAAATGGTATAACTACTTACAAAATCTGTTGTTTGAACTACTAAGGCTGGAGTTCGCCGAAAGCTACATAAACAACGGTTGCTAAATCGACTGGTTATTTCGAAACCGTCGTTTAAACAAccgtttaaatatttactgttcaccatgtaaaaatgtagcatGGTTACTAAATCGGCGGAACACCATCTGTTCTAAGCTACGCTGCTGCTACGACCGACCAAAGTACAACGACGCTATGGGGAAGATAAACTACACTATTGTTCTAAACTTTGGCAGGTAATAATCGTCCCAAATTTACAACTTCGGGGCCCCGACCTCACAGTCGTGTCATGTGTCCTGCACGTGTTGGACTGTTGATTTTTTGTTGTCGTGTTGCCGTAATTATTTGTGCGtgcatttaaagatgattttaagagattctagtgtttaaaataatttcaatattaaaatagaagaccaaaaatgtgtacaagtgatttttcaagtgacgACAAGCGCATCCGTTTggagttggttttaaaatatcaaaatgtagtggaaagtaagataagtaattattccGACCATTACTTTAAACACTTATTGTACGCTACTGAAATAAACAACGCATagataaatcaaaataatctaaaattgGTCTGTACACAAGGGCACAACAGATGTAATAATGTGGGAACCCCGGTTAAACGGCCCTTCCGAGCTCGGTTaggtaaaacggccgttttagggctgcaaacctcggttaggtggtggtgaacagtaaaaatcacttaatcagccggttttctgataatcagccgttttaaaagtcggtgaACTCCACCCTAAAACTACTACTTTATACAGCAACAGCAAAATGTTTCCACtagcaccttttttttttaatttcttgttaTATATAATTACTTTAGGTTCAATTGACTTGGAAAACATTTTACACAGAtaggtatttgttttttatatagataaacacacagatagacacagATGTCTTACCCGGACTCAGggtacccccccccccccccttcgcCCTTCGCCCTTCTTCTCTACTCATAAGTTTCGAAGAAAGCAacgtatgtatattgtatatattaaaaatcataatttaattCAACCGAATGAGACGAAAATGAAGAAAAAACACCACCTTTATAGTTCGGCGCGACCGAACGAGACGAAACTATGTCATTGTATTAACATAATGGTTTGTCTACACGCTTACACGATTGTGCTCGAGTCGGAGGGTTTATTTGATCTTATTATTCATAGGTAAGCACCATTGTATCGCGACCAGCTCTAGGGTTCCTGCAACTTGGCTTTCAATTCGTTGACGGCGTAAAAGGCTGTGGTGAACCTGGTGGTTTAGTGGTTAGAGTTTATTTAGACCATGTGGACCTTCACCAAGACGTCACTGGTTCTGTTCCTGGTCAGGCATTTTCTGTAAATAAgctactcttccgcgatctgtttcctaccaattataatccGGGTAACTTAAAAATGAACttatgattgtggtcaagcgtgtgcctgtagtgaataaaaaaatatcaagtagAAATCATAAAGATAATAATTCAATGGTAAACTGCCACGTTGTGATTTCATacgtctttgagaacattatgtaaaatTCTCAAGCATTTTCCTCATGATATTTTCGaagtatatttaattgcttataactCACTTAAAacgaggtgcgtgcccgggatcgaatcccatAACAGTCAAAAATTTCAAGCACagttatctaaataatatattggaCAGTATAAATACATACGGAACCCATTCACCGAAGGCGGTGCTAACAATGTTTTTTCACACCATGGGCTTATGTGAGGAATGCGAAGTTGAAGAGATTACCGGAGTCCGGGCCGGCGCGTTGCCATGGTTACCCATTGTCAGCGCTATGAATGAGTACAACCATTGTGAGGTTTTTTCGACAACCGAATGTAAGATATGGGGCATCATTTGTACTTGTTTGTTAATCGTGCCGGCAGATTCGTAGTGGATTGTTACGTGACATGGTCTCTATGGCATCTATCCATGCGATGTATGCCATAAAAAAAGTATCTGTAAATAAAGTTTATGGCATTCCGAAAAgctgtttcttttatttttaatggtaTCGAAATAAGTTCCTACTTCCTGGGTGGCAGATAGAGTTGGCTCCTAAaacttttcagttttcaaactgaacttccaatgctgcgctttcctATACGAGGTCGCCGTTCTGACACCAACTTTtattggtttttaacccccgacccaaaaagaggggtgttataagtttgacgtgtgtatctgtgtatctgtgtgtctatgtatctgtgtatctgtgtatctgtctgtggcatcgtagcgcctaaacgaatgaaccgattttaatttactttttttttgtttgaaaggtggcttgatcgagagtgttcttagctataatccaaaaaaattggttcagccgtttaaaagttatcagctcttttctagttttcttgtagaaaagaaggttagataacccttaggttcataatattcaagtgtcaattgacaaatgtcaagttgtcaagatggacgttgcctagatatacataattatttatgtatttgaaaatgatttgtcgggggtgttgaaaatttttaatttacacttgtttgaaggatgtgccctgtccattgctCCTTAAACTTTGAGCTGTGCTGGCTAGTGGCTACTTGAGTTgtcctacggatctcttcatttctgatttgatcacgtagagactccaagcatagctgACGGGCGATGGAGAGCCATCGCCCTCTGAATAACTCTGAGCTTCCTTCTGAGGCCGATAGATGATCATGTCTTGGATCTATATTTCATCActgtataaaataaagtaataacgATTTAAGAAAACAAAGGGAAAACCATAGATGTCACCATGGTGTCACAAACATGGCTATCGGGAGATAAGCCGGTTCCCACGGCCCATGACCGCGTCACTTGTGAAACATTACTGTTTCAGCGAACGAGTTTAtctatttaaatacctatatacTATATACACAACTGCAGTACCTTAGGAAGAAATTCCTTATGAATAGTGGAGATAAATAGTAACATTAAACTAACCAACAGACCATAAAGAACAGAATCAAATGGTAGCTGAGTTTTTGATCTTTCCTAAACTTATCTACTATCATCAGGATCAGCCGATGGCCATACAACGGCCGCCCTGTCgaagtggtaagcgctgtggtcttattagtgggaggtcccgaggCCAATTTCCCGGCatgggtttggaattttaattCCTAAATTTCTGGATTGATCTGGCGgggggcttcggccgtggctagttaccaccctaccggtaaagccgtgccgctaggcgatttagcgttccgatacgatgctgtgtagaaactaaaggagtTTAGGTTTAATCCCAATTCCGTAGTTATGCCGACAGAGGTGCCCAGACGCGACTAATTTCCCGGAGGCTTTAATTATCCATATTCATTAACAAACTTATCGAAAAGAATTCATCCAATTTAGTTTCTAATTACAGAACTCAAAATCAATTACGTTTTCAAAGTCAAGGTCGGTCCAGATGCCGCGCATTCCACACAGCGAGATAAATCTCCACACAAATAAAACGCGTCCCTAACACGAAGTACGTTTTAGCTGGCTttataaaaaggaaaaggtttttagggttccgtagcagaAGGTTactaacgggaccctattactaagcctcccctgttcgtccgtccgtccgtctatacTCTATATCAGTAGGCTGTAGGTatatcatgaaccgtaataggtaaacaGTTGAAATTTTCGGAACAATGTATATGTATTTCTGTtgctgtaaataataaaaaaatcaaaatggccaccatagaattaaaaaaaattgaaaagtattACTTCTTGTAGGATGGTaggcggaacccttcgtgtgcgagtccgagtcGCTCCAAAAACTGCATTGAATCGCTCCAAAAAGCTTggtttttgatatttttcttaATTGACACAACCACGGAACCCTACCGTATGAGTGATCTGACACACGTTGACCGgttttattaatatacctacccaatGGTTAGATGTTTCGCCACGCCCACTAATACAAAGTTGAACTCTGTAAGATTTATGGTAATTAGGTTTTCCATGGCAATCCACCATGGCTTCAAGAGCTTAAAACATTGGTTAAAACATTGGTTAAACAACTTACAACAAATAGGTAAACACTAAAGATCAATAAGTCGTAATAAtacttactacctacttattggtgaggtcgagggttcgaatTTTACGCAGTTTtagtacgttttaagcaattaaatatcacggggaaagaaaatatcgtgaagaaacctacaAGCCCGAGAGTTCTACATAACGATCTCAAAGGTACAGACTTCACATACGAGGTATCTCGTGTGttgtctgtcaatccgcactggcccagcgtggcagactatggcctgaacccttctcattcaagAGGAGATCTGATCTCaatagtgggctggcaatgagTTCATTTATTTGGATTGATAAAACgattagcttttaaaaaaatctctaaGATCCCGTCTATGATTCGAATAAGCTAAACTATGATTTTCGAAATAAAAGGTAACAAATTGTCTAAATACCTACGAACTGATAAGATTAACAACTTTAAATATCTATTGTGTAGTTATGCGATCCGCAAAAACTTCAAAGAATTTTAATTCAGACTCCATGGGTCTGACCTCTAAAGGATTGTGCTATCATAGTTTTGAAGATCACTTTTGGTACCGCAGTTTTGGTATCttcattatataattatttaaacataaataaaattacaaaataggttttgagcaaaaaataataataattagaagaAATATGAGCATTGTGCAAAAATATGACAATGAAATCTATTTTTGAAAAGTTTGCAAACTAACATACCTTCCTTCTTGTTTACTTTACTTTTGCCAgataggcttgcacttgacgacaatcatgcttaataaAGAGCGATGATGAGGTCCAGAGGAGCGCGGCTTACCTAGAAGACGCCAGATCACTCACACCTTGAAAGTAGGTTGTAGGTGGCAGGAAACACGAAACCCATGCGATCATTCTCACCACTGCACCACAGTACCAAGGTTAACCTATGGTTGATGCTTTGTTTATgtaatgaaaatgataaaagTAAATCAACACCAAACCAATCAATTAGTAACCAAAAGATCCAATTGGATTAAATTCTTCACAAAAAAGGCCTCCAGACGCCCATCCGACCTTTAAATCAAAACTACCTTTAACTACTAACAAATAGAGTTCATTTTCCATTGAATTTATCGATGAACAAAAAACTAATAGAAAGGCAATAGAGCCTCCACTTTTAATTATCGTTTACCAACCATTGTCTAAGCGTAAAAGATACtgataaaaaactggccaagagcgagtcatgTTCTGtttgagggttccgtgccaCAAGACGATTTATTAACAGTCTGGACtagatacttaattaaaattcaaaaaaatagtGTCAAAAGGGGGGGAAACGTTTACATTGAAAACATCTATCATTGTTTCTAAATCCAAGTGGCACTATCCAGTAgtttgtgataaaaataattggTTGTGATAAAATGACAGATACAGGTGCTAATCTTTCTATCCATCTGTATCTGTCATTCTACTATCACAACCATTTATTTCAACCATTTCTTTCTCTTGCGAAGACGAGAAATCCAGTGACAGTCTATTTGGTGTACAATAATGGAGACATAAATTGATATCTGGCTTAGGtttaggtttggttaggtttacaactagaacaacaaataatagaatagggcgcaatacctacctaataatttgCACGAAGAAAACACGTAAAAAGGGTCCTGAACAGGCAACCGTCGCGTCGACACGATAGCATTTTtttgaggaaccctaaaaatgtccgAGAAGGAATATAGTTGTCGGTTTGGACGGCAATCCATTTAAAGGCGTAGATAGTAACTCTTTTTTGTAAAAGCTTGAAAAAAGTGACGTCAGGCATTTGTCTATCTCGTGGAGCGCTTAGCGCTGGAACGatttatttttgtcatttagcgatacggatatttt containing:
- the LOC123875908 gene encoding uncharacterized protein LOC123875908, translating into MDIQSGKNTQKRSSLHSFAIENYNGGDYLSSRTFGEEGEYSGGLKNQARDSVDVDDIVKKYKDAKLKTKGEYSNQNLMKKMDEYDLLNENTGFTQSSHNFYNYVEPKYCTASLNRNNHVSVISSNETKPYLVLNENIGHKVTFEEQNNSNLTKVYEQTGLTSREKFCSDKTTYCRPVASLYNEEFMHKTMERNSRLKRLVKQLAIARQREREYVNWNNFINDLKNKHGAGCNESQWTHQPHEPEKYITPDIIDDHYNTRFSCRQSRPYSNLLEDFYEGYYVPPQPTYYTNRPLHKSKPQSYSNHYSSPYSTNSYCYPTASQGRLIMLERERQRNEYLNQWNNRLSNNYFRHENNLINKNYYERHLAEKQNLNNSFTPNNNKNIVKTCIQSATVQTDNYLSENIFRNKATNKTVNPVIDAFIQTFETDKRIDEKCQDTENNMKTLVNIENKLDSLIVCINNLIDEIQLNRKSKRKTKAVTSEINNITNKKTNMDKINTMGKVESARTDKLFSGEIINDSSENSVETSNFYPCTAPKASEIDEILKEIDKFCSKDRLFKSQPCSVNITFEVPTKDCSTEVTKSLSKHQTGENVEIIEEICTPEHMPMQKMTIAVNTDPFNFLSLLRISTEALMRLLSNVQNITYHSYLALLPLPQTTARKVESHFTCNICGTAFNKPSALSDHIQEHNLGKTRDCYICRHVLDVSGKVPKLFKCQFCAQRFTRAYCCDLHQRGCAQRSGQIHDVASSLMLLR